The Chryseobacterium nakagawai genome has a segment encoding these proteins:
- a CDS encoding phage tail protein, with protein MKNLLFTWILLICGVFSPALKAQGSEPFLGQIAFVPYNFAPNGWAECNGQTMSIAQNQALFSLLGTTYGGDGITTFALPDMRGRVLVHNGQAPGGPTNYTIGQTGGVESVTLTVAQMPAHNHTVNAVTAEGNQNIPTGSLPANTKILDKEYSDTTTDTTMKSTMLNNTGGNQAHENRQPFLTLKCIIALNGIFPSHN; from the coding sequence ATGAAAAATTTACTTTTCACATGGATACTGCTTATCTGCGGTGTATTTTCCCCTGCATTAAAAGCTCAAGGATCAGAACCTTTTCTAGGACAAATTGCATTTGTACCCTATAATTTTGCCCCGAATGGATGGGCCGAATGCAATGGACAAACGATGTCAATTGCGCAAAACCAAGCTCTTTTTTCTCTCCTGGGAACTACTTACGGAGGAGATGGAATTACAACCTTCGCATTGCCTGATATGAGAGGAAGAGTACTTGTTCATAACGGACAGGCTCCCGGAGGACCTACAAATTATACTATTGGGCAAACCGGAGGCGTGGAAAGTGTAACCCTAACTGTTGCACAAATGCCGGCTCACAACCATACTGTAAATGCTGTAACAGCTGAAGGAAATCAAAATATTCCCACAGGAAGTCTTCCTGCCAACACGAAGATACTGGATAAAGAATATTCAGATACAACAACAGATACTACGATGAAAAGCACAATGCTAAACAATACAGGAGGCAATCAGGCTCACGAAAACAGGCAGCCATTTCTCACATTAAAATGCATTATTGCACTCAACGGTATTTTTCCTTCACACAATTAA
- a CDS encoding T9SS type A sorting domain-containing protein gives MKYLYLLCLVFSSSASAQTITFNGCHNLFDDQNFIFNKTGVDAFNKNIYMTTPINDQQPCGGLGNCEFKIQWNNALTRWEFLGDEGNGTFTTPYLIYYNSAGNNSLPIPPGNNVGTWIENTVITTSLCGGNLTPNNSVMTGDIQGPTLGTLEMVKNKIQIFPNPVSDFIRISGINDGQMVQIYNIDGRLVKSEMFDSNVDVSQLSSGVYVLKITTRGFQSHEFKFVKK, from the coding sequence ATGAAATACCTTTACTTATTATGTCTGGTATTTTCAAGCTCAGCTTCAGCCCAGACGATTACCTTTAATGGGTGTCATAATCTGTTTGACGATCAGAATTTCATTTTCAACAAAACAGGAGTAGATGCATTTAACAAAAACATCTATATGACAACCCCTATTAATGATCAGCAACCTTGTGGTGGATTGGGAAACTGTGAATTTAAAATTCAATGGAACAATGCGCTTACGAGATGGGAATTCCTTGGTGATGAAGGGAACGGAACTTTTACCACACCTTATTTAATTTATTATAATTCTGCAGGTAATAATTCTCTTCCTATCCCCCCTGGCAATAATGTAGGAACATGGATTGAAAATACGGTAATCACTACTTCTCTATGTGGAGGAAACCTTACTCCTAATAATTCTGTAATGACTGGAGATATACAAGGGCCTACACTAGGAACACTGGAAATGGTAAAAAACAAGATCCAAATTTTCCCTAATCCGGTTTCTGACTTTATCCGTATTTCAGGAATTAATGATGGGCAGATGGTTCAGATTTACAATATTGACGGACGTCTTGTAAAATCTGAAATGTTTGATTCTAACGTTGATGTTTCACAACTTAGTTCAGGGGTTTATGTATTAAAAATTACGACACGGGGATTCCAGTCTCACGAATTTAAATTCGTGAAAAAATAA
- a CDS encoding KTSC domain-containing protein produces MPSSVINHFIYFPETEIIRIFYQSGAVYDYFKVPSHIAEDFGKASSKGKFLNSVIKRRFSYKKLK; encoded by the coding sequence ATGCCATCCAGTGTTATCAATCATTTTATCTATTTTCCGGAAACTGAAATAATAAGAATTTTCTATCAGTCCGGAGCGGTGTATGATTATTTTAAGGTTCCTTCCCATATTGCTGAAGACTTTGGTAAGGCATCATCCAAGGGGAAATTTTTGAATTCGGTTATCAAACGTAGATTCAGTTATAAAAAATTAAAATAA
- a CDS encoding zinc-dependent metalloprotease, producing MKKTFLYGAALFSLSLTAQQHQRICGFEETLKQQDRLAPGLRQAFDKIVKKIENERIANPTSGVNKTVNGVYEIPVVVHVIEGDNSQFKRTDVEIQAWLDRANQMYAGTYAWPAGSVPPDFGTSAVFPIKLVLAKRSPNCTATTGIVRYSGSSLPNYNTSGMAYQTNSGATRNAIKALAPHWSESSYFNIYVITQFDGDPTPNAGLMGFAAFPNNSDANYESFMKAGVVTNADDTTFAHEFGHAMGLYHTFEGGQYDAAPGAANYCPPTTAAGCAEDNDMVCDTERSGSGYLAWPVPTNSQLNTCTNANYQGVQYNMMNYSNSTAQKFTAGQGQRIEDLFMLIRSSLTTSKGATALPATSVSNTPIAAICNPTGVDNPSGNNSYLAGPTSVKLGQINNSSAASWGGDPRFYIDYTASGCLTNSYTPLVVGQQQSIEVGFLQGIDENQSIRVWIDYNNNGNFEANELVASGDNVLANAQGYGTFTANFTPPANATMDTPLRMRVLADAFGPFTACGQLGVGQIEDYSVRLVQNLATNEVKTADKGDLVVYPNPVATGDKIFIKAKNGKNLKVSISDMAGRLVASPAVSEEGNGVYKVNQQLEKGVYMIQVSNGKDSKASKLIIK from the coding sequence ATGAAGAAAACTTTCCTTTATGGAGCAGCATTATTTTCGCTTTCGTTAACAGCTCAGCAGCACCAACGAATTTGTGGATTTGAAGAAACTTTAAAACAACAGGACAGGTTGGCTCCTGGTTTAAGACAAGCCTTTGATAAGATTGTAAAGAAAATTGAAAATGAAAGAATAGCAAATCCTACTTCTGGAGTTAACAAAACGGTAAATGGAGTTTATGAAATTCCAGTGGTAGTTCATGTTATTGAGGGAGATAATTCACAATTTAAAAGAACAGATGTTGAGATTCAAGCATGGCTAGACAGAGCTAATCAAATGTATGCGGGAACTTATGCATGGCCTGCTGGGAGTGTACCTCCAGATTTTGGTACTTCAGCTGTTTTTCCCATTAAATTGGTTCTTGCAAAGAGATCTCCAAACTGTACTGCAACAACAGGTATCGTAAGATATAGCGGAAGTTCTCTGCCTAATTATAATACATCAGGTATGGCTTACCAGACAAATTCAGGGGCTACACGAAATGCGATTAAGGCATTGGCTCCCCATTGGTCAGAAAGTTCTTATTTTAATATTTATGTAATCACTCAATTTGATGGGGATCCAACGCCTAATGCCGGGTTAATGGGATTTGCAGCGTTCCCTAATAATTCTGATGCAAACTACGAATCGTTTATGAAAGCAGGCGTTGTAACGAATGCTGATGATACAACGTTTGCACACGAATTTGGACATGCAATGGGATTATATCATACATTCGAGGGTGGTCAATACGATGCTGCTCCAGGAGCAGCAAATTACTGTCCTCCTACTACGGCGGCAGGTTGTGCAGAAGATAATGATATGGTATGTGATACAGAAAGATCAGGAAGTGGTTACTTGGCATGGCCGGTTCCTACCAACTCTCAATTGAATACATGTACAAATGCCAATTACCAAGGAGTTCAGTATAATATGATGAATTACTCTAATTCTACTGCTCAAAAATTCACTGCAGGACAAGGGCAGAGAATTGAGGATCTATTTATGTTAATTAGAAGCAGTTTAACAACTTCTAAAGGAGCTACAGCCCTTCCGGCAACATCTGTTTCAAATACACCTATTGCTGCAATATGTAACCCTACAGGAGTAGATAACCCTAGTGGGAATAACTCATACCTTGCTGGACCTACCTCTGTGAAGTTGGGGCAGATTAATAATTCATCTGCGGCTTCTTGGGGTGGAGATCCTAGATTTTATATAGATTATACAGCTAGCGGATGCCTTACGAATTCTTATACACCATTGGTAGTAGGGCAGCAGCAATCAATAGAAGTTGGATTTTTACAGGGAATTGATGAAAATCAATCAATAAGAGTATGGATTGACTATAATAACAATGGAAATTTTGAAGCAAATGAATTGGTGGCTTCAGGTGATAATGTTTTAGCAAATGCCCAAGGTTATGGAACTTTTACAGCTAACTTTACTCCTCCGGCAAATGCAACAATGGATACGCCTCTTCGTATGAGAGTTTTAGCTGATGCATTTGGACCATTTACTGCTTGTGGACAATTAGGTGTTGGACAAATAGAAGATTATTCTGTGAGATTGGTGCAAAACCTTGCAACAAACGAAGTAAAAACAGCAGATAAGGGTGACCTGGTTGTTTATCCTAATCCGGTTGCTACTGGAGATAAGATTTTCATTAAAGCCAAAAATGGAAAGAATCTTAAAGTTTCAATTTCTGATATGGCTGGAAGATTAGTTGCTAGCCCCGCTGTTTCTGAAGAAGGAAATGGGGTTTATAAAGTAAACCAACAACTTGAAAAAGGAGTTTATATGATTCAGGTTTCTAATGGAAAAGACAGTAAAGCGTCTAAACTGATTATTAAATAA
- the guaB gene encoding IMP dehydrogenase, with product MSIHNKIVETAITFDDVLLVPSYSEVLPNQVSLKSRLTDKITLNVPIVSAAMDTVTEGDLAIALARVGGLGFIHKNMTIAEQAAQVNRVKRSENGMISDPVTLSKDHTLGQAKEMMAQFKISGLPVVDADNVLIGIITNRDVKYQEDLDMKVEEIMTKENLITSDKDTNLEKAKEILLRSRVEKLPIVDKDNKLVGLITIKDIDNQLEYPNANKDQNGRLIVGAGVGVGEDTLDRIEALVQAGVDIIAIDSAHGHSKGVLDKISEIRKAYPNLDIVGGNIVTAEAAADLIKAGANVLKVGVGPGSICTTRVVAGVGVPQLSAIYNVYEYAKSQNVTVIADGGIKLSGDIVKAIASGAGAVMLGSLLAGTDEAPGDEIIFQGRKFKSYQGMGSLSAMKRGGKERYFQSEAKKFVPEGIEGRVPHKGKLEDVIFQLTGGLRAGMGYCGAKDIETLQKDSKLVMITGSGLKESHPHDVIITQEAPNYSL from the coding sequence ATGTCTATTCATAACAAAATTGTAGAGACAGCCATCACTTTCGATGACGTTCTTCTAGTCCCTTCTTATTCAGAAGTTTTACCTAACCAGGTTTCATTAAAATCAAGACTTACCGACAAAATCACGCTGAATGTTCCGATAGTTTCCGCTGCAATGGACACTGTTACTGAAGGTGATTTAGCAATTGCCCTGGCAAGAGTTGGAGGCTTAGGCTTTATCCACAAAAACATGACGATTGCCGAGCAGGCAGCACAGGTAAACCGTGTAAAACGTTCCGAAAACGGAATGATCTCAGATCCGGTTACCCTTTCAAAAGACCACACTTTAGGACAGGCTAAGGAGATGATGGCTCAGTTCAAAATCTCAGGGCTTCCTGTTGTGGATGCTGATAATGTTCTTATCGGAATTATTACCAACAGAGATGTAAAATATCAGGAAGATCTTGATATGAAAGTGGAGGAGATCATGACCAAAGAAAACCTGATCACTTCAGACAAAGATACCAACCTTGAAAAAGCAAAAGAAATTCTTCTTAGAAGTAGAGTTGAAAAATTGCCTATCGTAGATAAGGATAATAAGCTTGTAGGTTTAATTACGATTAAAGATATCGATAATCAACTTGAATATCCCAATGCCAACAAAGACCAAAACGGTCGTCTTATTGTGGGGGCTGGAGTTGGAGTTGGAGAAGATACTTTAGACAGAATTGAAGCTTTAGTACAGGCTGGAGTGGATATTATTGCAATTGATTCTGCTCACGGACATTCTAAAGGTGTTTTAGATAAAATTTCTGAGATCAGAAAGGCCTATCCAAACTTAGATATCGTAGGAGGAAATATTGTAACCGCTGAAGCGGCTGCAGATCTAATCAAAGCAGGAGCTAACGTTCTTAAAGTAGGGGTTGGCCCAGGTTCTATCTGTACAACAAGAGTGGTTGCCGGAGTTGGAGTTCCTCAGTTATCCGCTATTTACAATGTATACGAATATGCTAAATCTCAAAACGTAACAGTAATTGCTGACGGTGGAATCAAGCTTTCAGGAGATATTGTAAAAGCTATTGCAAGTGGAGCAGGAGCAGTAATGCTAGGTTCTCTTTTAGCTGGTACTGACGAGGCACCGGGAGACGAAATTATTTTCCAGGGAAGAAAATTCAAGTCTTACCAAGGAATGGGAAGTCTTTCTGCAATGAAGAGAGGTGGAAAAGAAAGATATTTCCAGAGTGAAGCTAAGAAATTCGTTCCTGAAGGAATTGAAGGAAGAGTTCCGCACAAAGGGAAATTAGAAGATGTGATCTTCCAGTTAACCGGAGGCTTAAGAGCAGGTATGGGATATTGTGGTGCTAAAGATATTGAGACTTTACAGAAAGATTCCAAATTGGTAATGATTACAGGAAGCGGATTGAAGGAGTCACATCCGCACGATGTGATTATCACTCAGGAAGCTCCAAACTATTCTTTATAA
- a CDS encoding DUF4252 domain-containing protein: MKTLKTIFFSLLVIGTLQSCMVSEKPNMDFFSDSRYDFKDAKFTSFNVPLLLAKPYIKKALREDGESEELISLIKKVSKIKVLTVENGSKEMLNDYTKFLNNNRYEDWATIKHNGENVNLRVKQKGEAIKNMLITVNSDKELVFVDVKGDFTPDDISKMINAVSDK; encoded by the coding sequence ATGAAAACGCTCAAAACTATTTTCTTCTCACTTTTGGTAATCGGTACCCTTCAATCCTGTATGGTTTCTGAAAAACCTAATATGGATTTCTTTTCAGATTCCAGATATGATTTTAAAGATGCTAAGTTTACAAGTTTTAATGTACCGTTACTTTTGGCTAAGCCTTATATTAAGAAGGCTTTAAGAGAAGACGGAGAAAGTGAAGAACTTATTAGTCTTATTAAAAAGGTTTCTAAAATAAAGGTTCTTACGGTTGAAAATGGCAGCAAAGAAATGTTGAATGATTATACCAAATTTTTGAATAATAATCGTTATGAAGACTGGGCTACCATAAAACATAATGGCGAAAATGTTAATCTGCGTGTAAAGCAAAAAGGAGAGGCCATTAAAAATATGCTGATCACAGTGAATTCAGATAAAGAACTGGTTTTTGTAGATGTAAAAGGAGATTTTACTCCTGATGATATTTCAAAAATGATTAATGCTGTTTCAGATAAATAA
- a CDS encoding DUF4252 domain-containing protein: MKKLFIIFALAFSHFFNVYGQKDKFDQLFDKYQEVEGVTSIKIAKPMFGMLSSLNIDDSQLDQIKPLLSKINGLKILITENPEKGNTAEGRKVQSNMSQLSKDISSYLKNLNYNEIMSVNNAGAKVKFLSAEAKNGILDDLLLSIDGGSGESIFVMLDGKLSMDDVSKIINSSETKKNPISNTRNNLTSGNNSSYLNGEARNVGDFSGIQVSTGVNVIFKQETPTSVKVIADADKLEYIITKVENGTLKIYIDNKGVRNLRFKNLSVNVSSPKMDNIDVSSGSNLTVVNSIQEKNMKIDASSGANITGDFKISNAASISVSSGSNIRAGITAGNIGIKSSSGSNMSLSGKADSGTIDISSGALCKADDLKFTYLETEATSGGNVTVNVSDKLKVRASSGGSVRYKGRPEIESNISKTSGGLLRPMD, translated from the coding sequence ATGAAAAAACTATTCATAATATTCGCCCTCGCTTTTTCCCATTTCTTTAATGTATATGGACAAAAAGATAAATTTGACCAACTCTTTGATAAATATCAGGAAGTAGAGGGAGTAACCTCTATTAAGATTGCCAAACCGATGTTCGGCATGCTTAGCAGTCTTAATATTGATGATTCCCAGCTGGATCAGATAAAACCGTTATTGTCAAAAATTAACGGGCTCAAGATTCTTATTACGGAAAATCCAGAGAAAGGAAATACTGCGGAAGGGCGTAAAGTTCAGAGTAACATGTCCCAATTGAGTAAAGATATTTCTTCTTATCTAAAGAATCTGAACTACAACGAAATCATGTCAGTGAATAATGCTGGAGCTAAAGTGAAATTTTTATCCGCAGAAGCTAAAAATGGTATTCTGGATGATCTGTTACTAAGTATTGACGGCGGAAGTGGGGAAAGTATTTTTGTCATGCTTGACGGAAAGCTTTCTATGGACGATGTAAGCAAGATCATTAACTCCAGTGAAACCAAAAAGAATCCAATTTCCAATACAAGAAATAATCTTACTTCAGGTAATAATTCGTCTTATCTTAACGGAGAAGCCAGAAACGTTGGCGATTTTTCAGGAATTCAGGTCAGCACCGGTGTCAATGTAATTTTTAAACAGGAAACACCAACCAGTGTAAAAGTGATTGCAGATGCAGATAAATTAGAATACATTATTACCAAGGTGGAGAATGGTACTTTAAAAATTTATATTGATAATAAAGGAGTAAGAAATCTGAGATTTAAAAACTTAAGTGTCAATGTGTCTTCTCCAAAAATGGACAATATTGATGTGTCATCCGGTTCTAATCTTACTGTTGTAAACTCTATTCAGGAGAAAAATATGAAGATTGATGCTTCATCCGGAGCTAATATTACCGGTGATTTTAAAATCTCAAATGCAGCAAGTATTTCAGTATCGTCAGGGTCCAATATCAGAGCAGGAATTACTGCCGGAAATATTGGGATTAAAAGTTCAAGCGGCTCTAATATGAGTCTGAGTGGAAAAGCAGATTCCGGAACGATAGATATTAGCAGTGGGGCATTATGTAAAGCAGATGATTTGAAATTTACTTATCTTGAAACGGAAGCTACTTCCGGAGGGAATGTTACCGTAAACGTATCGGATAAATTAAAAGTAAGAGCATCTTCAGGAGGATCTGTGAGATATAAAGGAAGACCGGAAATAGAGTCCAACATCAGTAAGACATCAGGGGGATTACTAAGACCAATGGATTAA
- a CDS encoding RNA polymerase sigma factor — translation MTQETFKNTVFILKDEMYRFAKRFVMSSDEAEDVVQDIMIKLWQKREELGQFGNLKSYALKSVRNECLNRLKHHDVKIGFADMQLHRSELYSMEVDNLKEHIVGFINQLPEKQKLVIHLKDVEEYEVSEISEMLEMEENAVRVNLMRARQKVKEQISQLMSYEKRSITR, via the coding sequence ATGACCCAAGAAACTTTCAAGAATACGGTGTTTATTCTCAAAGACGAGATGTATCGTTTTGCGAAGCGATTCGTCATGAGTAGTGATGAGGCAGAAGATGTAGTACAGGATATCATGATAAAACTCTGGCAGAAACGGGAAGAACTGGGGCAATTTGGAAACTTAAAATCCTATGCGCTAAAGTCTGTCCGGAACGAATGCCTGAACCGTCTGAAGCATCACGATGTGAAGATAGGCTTTGCGGATATGCAGCTTCATCGGTCCGAGCTTTACAGTATGGAAGTTGATAACCTTAAGGAACATATTGTAGGATTTATCAATCAGCTCCCGGAAAAACAGAAGCTGGTGATCCACTTGAAAGATGTAGAAGAGTACGAAGTTTCCGAAATTTCTGAAATGCTGGAAATGGAAGAAAATGCAGTAAGGGTAAACCTTATGCGGGCAAGACAAAAAGTAAAAGAACAAATCTCACAACTGATGAGCTATGAAAAAAGATCAATTACAAGATAA